The following are from one region of the Candidatus Bathyarchaeia archaeon genome:
- a CDS encoding DNA-directed RNA polymerase subunit B, whose translation MKEFFAEEGLARQHISSFDDFVSKGLQEIVDEVKEIPLEIEGNPIRIKLGKIEVGSPHIVEVDGSERLIYPSEARIRNLTYSAPLFLEMTPVVGEREMSTELVHIGDLPVMLKSKICPLSKLSPDELMKIGEDPLDPGGYFIINGSERVIVALEDLVPNRALVDVEKPGAHPIYKAKIFSTTVGSRARIEATMKSDGAIYISMPGVPSEIPFSIVMKALGVESDAKIAALVSPDPEIQNELEQTFEKSVGISTARDAMLYIGNRVAIGQTEEYRIKKAEAVLDKNFLPHLGKNPENRMDKAIFLADMALRLIELKLGRRDVDDKDHYANKRLRLAGSLLSELFRITFRNLVRDMKYQLERMALRRYFEFSPSSAVRPGIITERIQHAIATGNWVRGRVGVTQLLDRTNFLSTISHLRRLQSPLSRSQPNLEARDLHPTHWGRLCPSETPEGSNCGLVKNLALYAVISIGTDPIKFVERIRGMGVVPPLEASDELRLRGSKVIVDGIIAGYVDDGLRLAREIRALRRKGLISHEVNVAYFPPKRFGPGEVYINCDAGRIRRPLIIVEGGIPKLTPELWKRIESKEIHWSDLIKNGVIEYLDADEEENALVALNEESINEKTTHMELAPYLILGASASIIPYAEHNQSPRNAYESAMAKQALGVYAINFFNRTDSRAHMLHYPEVPLVKTKPMEIIGYDKRPAGQNYVVAVLCYQGYNMEDAIIVNKSSVDRGMGRSSFFRVYEAECRHYLGGLKDKFEIPEPGIRGYRGEKYYRLLEEDGAISVESDVSGNTVLIGRTSPPRFLEEYREFEARGPTRRDSSITMRPSEEGVVDSVFVTESMEGGRMFKVKVRSNRIPELGDKFASRHGQKGVIGLLIPQEDMPFTEDGIVPDLIINPHAIPSRMTIGQFAENIAGKLAAILGRQIDGTPFDNGGLDSLREGLLKMGFQYSGREVMYNGITGEKLLADVFIGITYYQKLHHMVADKMHARARGQVQMLTRQPTEGRARGGGLRFGEMERDCLIAYGASALLKDRLLEESDKATIYVCESCGLLAYYDAKQNRYVCRICGERAMISPVSVSYAFKLLMQELLALGIAPRLRLEERA comes from the coding sequence ATGAAGGAGTTCTTCGCAGAAGAAGGCTTGGCTAGGCAGCATATATCCTCCTTTGACGATTTCGTAAGCAAGGGCTTGCAGGAGATAGTCGATGAGGTAAAGGAAATCCCGTTGGAGATCGAGGGCAATCCAATAAGGATAAAGTTAGGGAAAATAGAGGTAGGGAGCCCGCACATCGTCGAGGTAGATGGCTCCGAGAGGCTGATCTACCCAAGCGAGGCGAGGATTAGGAACCTAACCTACTCAGCCCCACTGTTCTTGGAGATGACTCCGGTGGTCGGGGAGCGGGAGATGAGCACCGAACTGGTACACATAGGGGACCTCCCGGTGATGTTGAAGTCCAAAATATGCCCGCTCTCAAAACTATCGCCCGATGAGCTCATGAAGATCGGAGAGGATCCCTTGGATCCCGGTGGCTACTTCATAATAAACGGGTCAGAGAGGGTAATCGTCGCGTTGGAGGATCTCGTGCCGAATCGAGCATTGGTCGACGTGGAGAAGCCGGGCGCCCATCCGATATACAAGGCGAAGATCTTCTCGACGACTGTGGGGTCAAGGGCTAGGATCGAGGCAACGATGAAGAGCGATGGAGCGATATATATTTCCATGCCGGGTGTGCCCTCGGAGATCCCCTTCAGCATCGTAATGAAGGCCCTAGGGGTAGAAAGTGATGCTAAGATAGCCGCCTTGGTTTCCCCGGATCCGGAGATCCAGAATGAGCTGGAACAAACTTTCGAGAAATCCGTGGGGATAAGCACTGCTCGTGATGCGATGCTCTATATAGGGAATAGAGTCGCGATTGGGCAAACGGAGGAGTATAGGATCAAAAAGGCCGAAGCGGTTTTGGATAAGAACTTCCTACCCCACTTGGGTAAGAATCCCGAGAATAGGATGGATAAGGCGATATTCTTGGCGGACATGGCCCTCAGGCTGATCGAGCTGAAGTTGGGGAGGCGGGACGTGGATGACAAGGATCATTACGCGAACAAGAGGCTAAGGTTGGCCGGATCCTTGCTATCGGAGCTCTTCAGGATAACCTTCAGGAACTTGGTCCGGGATATGAAATACCAGCTTGAGCGAATGGCGCTGAGGCGTTACTTCGAGTTCTCTCCATCGAGCGCTGTCAGGCCCGGCATAATAACCGAGAGGATTCAGCACGCGATAGCGACGGGTAACTGGGTCAGGGGCAGGGTTGGCGTAACCCAGCTCCTAGACAGAACGAATTTCCTCTCAACGATCAGTCATCTGAGGAGATTGCAATCTCCGCTTAGCAGGAGCCAGCCGAATTTGGAAGCGAGGGACTTGCACCCAACACACTGGGGCAGGCTCTGCCCCAGCGAAACGCCGGAAGGGTCCAACTGCGGATTGGTCAAGAACCTCGCGCTATACGCCGTGATATCGATCGGGACCGACCCAATCAAATTTGTCGAGAGAATTCGCGGCATGGGGGTGGTGCCTCCGCTTGAGGCGAGCGACGAGCTGAGGCTACGCGGCTCAAAAGTCATAGTGGATGGGATCATAGCGGGCTATGTCGATGACGGCCTTAGGTTGGCGAGGGAGATCAGGGCGCTGAGGAGGAAGGGGCTAATAAGCCACGAGGTTAATGTGGCCTATTTCCCGCCCAAGCGCTTCGGCCCCGGGGAAGTTTACATAAACTGCGATGCTGGGAGGATAAGGAGACCGCTCATAATAGTGGAGGGCGGCATTCCAAAGCTGACCCCCGAGTTATGGAAGAGGATAGAATCGAAGGAGATCCATTGGTCCGACTTGATAAAAAATGGAGTCATAGAATACTTAGATGCCGACGAGGAAGAAAATGCTCTCGTGGCCCTGAATGAGGAATCTATTAATGAGAAAACGACCCATATGGAGCTGGCCCCGTACTTAATACTTGGCGCTTCGGCATCGATAATACCATATGCTGAGCATAACCAATCGCCTAGGAATGCTTACGAATCGGCAATGGCGAAGCAGGCCCTTGGGGTATACGCCATAAACTTCTTCAATAGGACGGATTCTCGGGCCCATATGCTTCATTACCCGGAGGTACCATTGGTCAAGACCAAACCAATGGAGATAATAGGTTATGACAAAAGGCCCGCTGGGCAAAACTACGTCGTTGCAGTGCTCTGCTATCAGGGATACAATATGGAGGATGCGATAATAGTGAACAAATCCTCCGTGGATAGGGGGATGGGGCGATCCAGTTTCTTCAGGGTCTATGAGGCCGAGTGTAGGCATTATCTTGGGGGATTGAAGGACAAATTCGAGATACCCGAGCCGGGGATTAGGGGCTATCGCGGAGAAAAATACTATAGGCTCCTCGAGGAAGATGGAGCAATCTCAGTCGAATCCGATGTTTCCGGGAATACAGTCCTAATAGGTAGGACTAGCCCCCCGAGGTTCTTGGAGGAGTATAGGGAGTTCGAGGCGAGGGGGCCCACGAGGAGGGATTCCTCTATAACGATGAGGCCATCTGAGGAGGGGGTCGTCGATAGCGTCTTCGTAACGGAGTCGATGGAGGGGGGGAGGATGTTCAAGGTTAAGGTCAGGAGCAATAGGATACCGGAGCTTGGCGACAAATTCGCATCGAGGCATGGGCAGAAGGGAGTCATAGGATTGCTTATCCCCCAAGAGGATATGCCGTTCACAGAGGATGGGATAGTCCCGGACCTGATAATCAACCCACATGCGATACCATCTAGGATGACGATAGGCCAATTCGCGGAGAACATCGCCGGTAAGCTCGCGGCGATCTTGGGAAGGCAAATCGATGGCACTCCCTTCGACAACGGAGGGCTGGATTCTCTGAGGGAGGGCCTGCTGAAGATGGGCTTCCAATATAGCGGCAGGGAAGTCATGTATAATGGCATCACCGGGGAGAAGCTCTTGGCGGATGTTTTCATCGGGATTACGTATTACCAAAAGCTTCACCACATGGTGGCCGATAAAATGCACGCGAGGGCTAGGGGCCAAGTCCAAATGTTAACTAGGCAACCCACCGAGGGGAGGGCTAGGGGCGGCGGCCTGAGGTTCGGTGAAATGGAGAGGGACTGCCTGATAGCGTACGGGGCCTCGGCCCTCCTGAAGGATAGGCTGTTGGAGGAATCGGATAAGGCCACAATATATGTTTGCGAGAGCTGTGGGCTATTGGCTTACTATGACGCGAAACAGAATAGATACGTTTGCAGGATATGCGGAGAGAGGGCGATGATATCGCCCGTTAGCGTTTCCTATGCGTTCAAGCTCCTGATGCAGGAGCTGCTGGCGCTAGGGATCGCACCAAGGCTGAGGTTGGAGGAGAGGGCGTGA
- a CDS encoding DNA-directed RNA polymerase subunit H, whose amino-acid sequence MKDDKGEGPDILKHVLVPTHILLSEEEKRKVLEEYRIKPYQLPYIRASDPVAKAIGAKKGDVIKIIRKSPTAGESVAYRYVVDY is encoded by the coding sequence ATGAAGGATGATAAGGGGGAGGGGCCCGATATACTGAAGCACGTCTTGGTTCCAACTCACATACTCTTGAGCGAGGAGGAAAAGAGAAAGGTCTTGGAGGAATATCGCATAAAACCCTACCAGCTCCCGTATATAAGGGCCTCCGACCCTGTGGCGAAGGCCATCGGCGCGAAGAAGGGCGATGTGATAAAGATAATAAGGAAGAGCCCTACCGCTGGGGAGAGCGTCGCTTACAGATATGTGGTTGATTATTGA
- a CDS encoding Mth938-like domain-containing protein gives MRIEFYEFGKIVIDGKAYYRDILITPNGIKENWWRRSSHELRADDLKEFLERGIEVAIVGTGRYGFMRVLPDALQLLREVSSELIIQRTPEACRAYNEFAGAKRTFAALHLTC, from the coding sequence ATGAGAATAGAGTTCTATGAATTTGGGAAGATCGTTATCGATGGTAAGGCCTATTATAGGGACATTTTGATAACCCCGAATGGGATTAAGGAAAATTGGTGGAGGAGGTCAAGCCACGAGCTACGGGCCGATGACCTAAAGGAGTTCCTCGAGAGGGGCATCGAGGTGGCGATAGTGGGCACCGGGCGCTATGGGTTCATGAGGGTCTTACCGGATGCCCTCCAGCTCCTTAGGGAGGTCTCCTCCGAGCTCATAATCCAGAGGACCCCAGAGGCATGTAGGGCTTATAATGAGTTCGCGGGAGCGAAAAGGACTTTCGCAGCGCTCCATTTGACGTGCTAA
- a CDS encoding 2-isopropylmalate synthase, with amino-acid sequence MAWRDYLKDGVHLPDRVYIFDTTLRDGEQTPEVSLTPEEKLAIAKQLDALGVDVIEAGFPVISKGEMEAVKMISEAGLEAEICGLARAVQRDIDAAVDCGVDCVHTFIATSEVHMAKKLKMTREEVLAKAVEAVEYAKSRGVVVEFSAEDATRSDWGFLVEVYKAVEGAGADRINVPDTVGFAVPRAMFQLIRRLKEEVRIPISVHCHNDMGLAVANSLAGVEAGAEQVHATINGLGERAGNASLEELAVCLKILYGIQTNIKLSELYRTSQMVSSMTGVLIQPNKAIVGSNAFAHESGIHTHGVISSPDTYEPISPELVGRSRRLVAGKHAGRHGVEEMLREMGFSLTKQQLDEILAKVKEIGDKGGKVTDADLASMAEALTGSLPPEERRIKLEDLIVVTGNKTTPVATVRLLIDGKEYRSSHFGVGPIDAAIKAVKNVVSEVAAFDLVEFRLDSITGGTEALANVIVKLADESGRIVSTRAVREDIVMAGVEAIINAANRLLYLKERKP; translated from the coding sequence TTGGCTTGGAGGGATTATTTGAAGGATGGCGTCCATCTCCCGGATCGGGTTTACATCTTTGATACCACGTTAAGGGATGGGGAGCAAACGCCCGAGGTATCGCTCACCCCGGAGGAGAAATTGGCCATAGCCAAACAACTCGATGCTTTGGGCGTCGATGTAATAGAGGCTGGCTTCCCGGTGATATCCAAGGGCGAGATGGAGGCGGTCAAGATGATATCTGAGGCGGGCCTCGAGGCGGAGATATGTGGATTGGCTAGGGCCGTTCAGAGGGATATAGACGCGGCGGTGGATTGCGGCGTGGATTGCGTCCATACGTTCATAGCCACCTCGGAGGTCCATATGGCGAAGAAGCTCAAGATGACCAGGGAGGAGGTATTGGCCAAGGCCGTTGAGGCCGTGGAATATGCGAAGTCGAGGGGCGTGGTCGTGGAGTTCTCCGCCGAGGATGCCACTAGGAGCGATTGGGGTTTTCTGGTGGAGGTATACAAGGCCGTCGAGGGGGCCGGGGCCGATAGGATAAACGTGCCGGACACGGTGGGATTCGCCGTCCCTAGGGCCATGTTCCAGCTCATAAGGAGGTTGAAAGAGGAGGTGCGGATACCGATATCTGTCCATTGCCACAACGATATGGGGCTGGCCGTTGCCAATTCCCTCGCCGGCGTTGAGGCGGGGGCCGAGCAGGTCCATGCGACCATCAATGGCTTAGGGGAAAGGGCGGGCAACGCTAGCTTGGAGGAGTTGGCCGTATGCCTCAAGATCCTCTATGGCATTCAAACGAACATAAAGCTGAGCGAGCTCTATAGGACTTCCCAGATGGTCTCCTCCATGACCGGGGTCCTCATTCAACCGAATAAGGCAATAGTCGGTAGCAACGCTTTCGCCCACGAGAGCGGAATCCATACTCACGGCGTGATCTCGTCCCCCGATACCTATGAGCCCATAAGCCCGGAGCTCGTCGGCCGATCGAGAAGGCTCGTGGCCGGCAAGCACGCCGGAAGGCATGGGGTGGAGGAGATGTTGCGCGAGATGGGTTTCTCGCTCACCAAACAACAATTGGACGAGATATTGGCGAAGGTGAAGGAGATAGGGGATAAGGGCGGCAAGGTAACGGATGCCGACCTAGCGAGCATGGCGGAGGCCCTGACCGGCTCGCTCCCCCCTGAGGAGAGGAGGATAAAGCTCGAGGATTTGATCGTGGTTACCGGGAATAAGACTACGCCAGTCGCGACCGTTAGGCTGTTGATCGATGGAAAGGAGTATAGGAGTTCCCACTTCGGCGTCGGCCCCATAGACGCCGCCATAAAGGCCGTGAAGAACGTGGTCTCCGAGGTCGCGGCGTTCGACCTAGTGGAGTTCAGGCTCGATTCCATAACCGGCGGTACCGAGGCCTTGGCGAACGTGATAGTGAAATTGGCCGACGAGAGCGGGAGGATCGTTTCCACAAGGGCCGTTAGGGAGGACATAGTGATGGCGGGCGTGGAGGCTATCATAAATGCCGCCAATAGATTGCTTTACCTTAAGGAGAGGAAGCCCTAA